The following proteins come from a genomic window of Kitasatospora sp. NBC_01246:
- a CDS encoding chitinase — protein sequence MPISIAVRPTGPSVAAVLGSAALLLAPATTASAAPAASAAQAAPAAPAPAAAVPAMAAAPYEYLGWGSPQKPTDVMKATGVKWFTLAFVLSDGGCNPKWDGSRALTGGSDEAAIKSIRAAGGDVVISVGGWSGNKLGEKCSSASALAGAYQKVIDAYKLKALDIDIEDTEFSNATVRQRVVDALKIVKSKNPGIVTYVTMGTTPSGPDATGKDLIKRGAQAGLANDGWVIMPFDFGGHTGTMGQASVSALEGLKAAVKSAYGYGDDAAYRHIGVSSMNGKTDEAGETVTTADFRTILGYAQQHHLARYAFWSVNRDRACGSGTDADACSGVAQSPYEFTKIVVQYQG from the coding sequence ATGCCCATATCTATTGCAGTTCGTCCGACCGGGCCGTCGGTGGCCGCCGTCCTCGGCTCGGCCGCCCTGCTGCTGGCCCCGGCGACCACCGCGTCAGCCGCCCCGGCCGCGTCAGCCGCCCAAGCCGCCCCGGCCGCTCCCGCCCCGGCGGCGGCCGTGCCCGCGATGGCCGCCGCGCCGTACGAGTACCTGGGCTGGGGCAGCCCGCAGAAGCCCACCGACGTGATGAAGGCGACCGGGGTGAAGTGGTTCACCCTCGCGTTCGTCCTCTCCGACGGCGGCTGCAACCCCAAGTGGGACGGCAGCCGGGCGCTGACCGGTGGGTCCGACGAAGCGGCGATCAAGTCCATCCGGGCGGCCGGCGGTGACGTGGTGATCTCGGTCGGCGGCTGGAGCGGCAACAAGCTGGGCGAGAAGTGCTCCAGCGCGAGCGCGCTCGCCGGCGCGTACCAGAAGGTGATCGACGCCTACAAGCTCAAGGCGCTGGACATCGACATCGAGGACACCGAGTTCTCCAACGCGACGGTCCGTCAGCGCGTCGTCGACGCCCTGAAGATCGTCAAGTCCAAGAACCCGGGCATCGTCACCTACGTGACCATGGGCACCACCCCGAGCGGCCCGGACGCCACCGGGAAGGACCTGATCAAGCGCGGCGCGCAGGCCGGCCTCGCCAACGACGGCTGGGTGATCATGCCGTTCGACTTCGGCGGCCACACCGGCACGATGGGCCAGGCCTCGGTCAGCGCGCTGGAGGGCCTGAAGGCGGCGGTCAAGAGCGCCTACGGCTACGGCGACGACGCCGCGTACCGGCACATCGGCGTCTCCTCGATGAACGGGAAGACCGACGAGGCGGGCGAGACGGTCACCACCGCCGACTTCCGGACCATCCTCGGCTACGCGCAGCAGCACCACCTGGCCCGGTACGCCTTCTGGTCGGTCAACCGCGACCGCGCCTGCGGCTCCGGCACGGACGCCGACGCCTGCAGCGGCGTCGCGCAGTCCCCGTACGAGTTCACCAAGATCGTCGTCCAGTACCAGGGCTGA
- a CDS encoding glycosyl hydrolase family 8, whose protein sequence is MTRPSTRHRGRAAALLAGAGLAAGLLAAPPASAAPVRYEAEGAGLSQGVVESNHSGYSGTGFVNTDNATGSWVEFTVDAASAGNAVLGIRYSNGTTANRPAAVAVNGATVEPARAFPSTGSWDTWATSTLTVRLTAGANRIRLTSTTTGGTANLDYLDADLGSGPAPGGPAVPFGSHRYPYAAGTLKPSGAQSVTDQQVIDKYNAWKAAFVRQNCGNGWYETISPDADHPYVAEGQGYGMVVTALMAGADANARTVFDGMVKFVLAHPSVNNANLLAAEQDSSCRSVNGSDSATDGDLDVAYGLLLADRQWGSGGTYDYKGLAVKHINAIKASEVNPTTHLMRLGDWSTSGDSTYFITRSSDWMIDHFRAFRAATGDTTWDTVRTAHQNLITKQQSGYAPNTGLLADFVVNTNGTAKPAAGEVLESPNDGDYSWNACRDPWRIGADAVTSGDAASLASARKINTWIKGKAGGDPANIATGYKLNGTVFENGRDMAFTAPFVVTAMTDPGSQAWLDALWAKLAGTAIDPGLYYGGSVQLQSMIVASGNYWVP, encoded by the coding sequence ATGACACGACCGAGCACCAGACACCGCGGCCGCGCCGCGGCCCTGCTCGCGGGGGCCGGCCTGGCCGCCGGGCTGCTCGCGGCCCCGCCGGCCTCGGCCGCGCCGGTCCGCTACGAGGCGGAGGGCGCGGGCCTGTCGCAGGGCGTGGTGGAGTCCAACCACAGCGGCTACTCCGGCACCGGATTCGTCAACACCGACAACGCCACCGGCAGTTGGGTCGAGTTCACGGTCGACGCGGCGAGCGCGGGCAACGCCGTGCTCGGCATCCGCTACTCCAACGGGACCACCGCGAACCGCCCGGCGGCCGTGGCCGTCAACGGCGCCACGGTCGAGCCGGCCCGGGCCTTCCCGTCCACCGGGAGCTGGGACACCTGGGCGACCTCGACGCTGACCGTCCGGCTCACCGCCGGGGCCAACCGGATCCGTCTCACCTCCACCACCACCGGCGGCACGGCCAACCTGGACTACCTGGACGCCGACCTCGGCAGCGGCCCGGCCCCGGGCGGCCCCGCGGTGCCGTTCGGCAGCCACCGCTACCCGTACGCGGCCGGCACCCTCAAGCCCTCCGGCGCGCAGTCCGTGACCGACCAGCAGGTGATCGACAAGTACAACGCCTGGAAGGCCGCCTTCGTCCGGCAGAACTGCGGCAACGGCTGGTACGAGACCATCTCGCCGGACGCCGACCACCCGTACGTCGCCGAGGGCCAGGGCTACGGCATGGTGGTCACCGCGCTGATGGCCGGTGCGGACGCCAACGCGCGGACGGTCTTCGACGGCATGGTGAAGTTCGTGCTCGCCCACCCGTCGGTGAACAACGCCAACCTCCTCGCCGCCGAGCAGGACTCCTCCTGCCGCAGCGTCAACGGCTCCGACTCGGCGACCGACGGGGACCTGGACGTCGCGTACGGGCTGCTGCTCGCCGACCGGCAGTGGGGCAGCGGCGGGACGTACGACTACAAGGGCCTGGCCGTCAAGCACATCAACGCGATCAAGGCCAGTGAGGTCAACCCCACGACCCACCTGATGCGGCTCGGCGACTGGTCCACCTCGGGCGACTCCACCTACTTCATCACCCGCTCCTCGGACTGGATGATCGACCACTTCCGCGCCTTCCGGGCCGCGACCGGCGACACCACCTGGGACACCGTCCGCACCGCCCACCAGAACCTGATCACCAAGCAGCAGAGCGGCTACGCCCCGAACACCGGGCTGCTCGCCGACTTCGTGGTCAACACCAACGGCACCGCCAAGCCCGCCGCCGGCGAGGTGCTGGAGAGCCCCAACGACGGGGACTACAGCTGGAACGCCTGCCGCGACCCGTGGCGGATCGGCGCGGACGCCGTCACCAGCGGGGACGCCGCCTCGCTCGCCTCGGCGCGAAAGATCAACACCTGGATCAAGGGCAAGGCGGGCGGCGACCCGGCGAACATCGCCACCGGCTACAAGCTGAACGGCACGGTCTTCGAGAACGGCCGAGACATGGCCTTCACCGCGCCGTTCGTGGTCACCGCGATGACCGACCCGGGCTCGCAGGCCTGGCTGGACGCGCTCTGGGCCAAGCTGGCCGGCACCGCGATCGACCCGGGCCTCTACTACGGCGGCAGCGTGCAGCTGCAGTCGATGATCGTCGCCTCCGGAAACTACTGGGTGCCGTGA
- a CDS encoding APC family permease: protein MSPGLTRRIGLFQATALNMSQMCGIGPFVTIPLMVAAFGGPQAVIGWIAGAVLALADGLVWAELGASLPGAGGTYVYLREAFQYRTGRLMPFLFVWTAMLFIPLIMSTGVVGFVQYLGYLWPGMTSGQGDLVGIAFCALVVLLLWRRVENIARLTTVMWGVMILSVLAVIVACYTHFSPSRAFDWPAHAVELTHGQFWIGFAAGLTIGIYDYLGYNTAAYVGAEVRAPGRVLPRAIVLSIVGIMTIYLLLQIGVLGAMDWHAMLDPESVASKSVASAVLESTWGKGAAQVVTALILATAFASVLAGLFGGSRVPYDAARDGVFFRAFGRLHPRHGFPVLGLAAMGVLTAAGFLLGRHLGASTDHPPLTLLINLLTTVMVIVQALAQIVAVTVLRRRQPGLVRPYRMWLYPAPGIVAAVGWLVIYGYADRNAPGFHPVEWSLAWVVAGCGAFLLWARTERTWPFGPREIREEYLTPTTTADATV from the coding sequence GTGTCCCCCGGCCTTACCCGAAGAATCGGCCTCTTCCAGGCCACCGCGCTCAACATGAGCCAGATGTGCGGCATCGGCCCCTTCGTCACGATCCCGCTGATGGTCGCGGCCTTCGGCGGCCCGCAGGCCGTCATCGGCTGGATAGCCGGCGCCGTCCTGGCCCTCGCCGACGGCCTGGTCTGGGCCGAACTCGGCGCCTCCCTGCCGGGAGCCGGCGGGACGTACGTCTACCTGCGCGAGGCCTTCCAGTACCGGACCGGGCGACTGATGCCGTTCCTCTTCGTCTGGACGGCCATGCTCTTCATCCCGCTGATCATGTCCACCGGCGTGGTCGGCTTCGTCCAGTACCTCGGCTACCTCTGGCCCGGCATGACGAGCGGCCAGGGCGATCTGGTCGGGATCGCGTTCTGCGCGCTGGTGGTGCTCCTGCTCTGGCGGCGGGTCGAGAACATCGCCCGGCTCACCACCGTGATGTGGGGGGTGATGATCCTCTCGGTGCTCGCCGTGATCGTGGCCTGCTACACCCACTTCAGCCCGAGCCGCGCCTTCGACTGGCCCGCGCACGCCGTCGAACTCACCCACGGCCAGTTCTGGATCGGCTTCGCGGCCGGCCTCACCATCGGCATCTACGACTACCTCGGGTACAACACCGCCGCCTACGTCGGCGCCGAGGTCCGCGCCCCGGGCCGGGTCCTGCCGCGCGCCATCGTGCTGTCCATCGTCGGCATCATGACCATCTACCTGCTGCTGCAGATCGGCGTCCTCGGCGCGATGGACTGGCACGCGATGCTCGACCCGGAGTCGGTGGCCTCCAAGTCGGTCGCCTCGGCGGTCCTGGAGAGCACCTGGGGCAAGGGCGCCGCCCAGGTGGTCACCGCATTGATCCTGGCCACCGCCTTCGCCTCCGTCCTCGCCGGCCTGTTCGGCGGCTCCCGGGTGCCCTACGACGCGGCACGCGACGGCGTCTTCTTCCGGGCCTTCGGCCGGCTGCACCCCAGGCACGGCTTCCCCGTCCTCGGCCTGGCCGCCATGGGCGTACTCACCGCGGCAGGCTTCCTGCTCGGCCGCCACCTCGGCGCCAGCACCGACCACCCCCCGCTGACCCTGCTGATCAACCTGCTCACCACCGTGATGGTGATCGTCCAGGCCCTCGCCCAGATCGTCGCGGTCACCGTCCTGCGCCGCCGCCAGCCCGGACTCGTCCGGCCGTACAGGATGTGGCTCTACCCGGCGCCCGGCATCGTCGCGGCCGTCGGCTGGCTGGTCATCTACGGCTACGCGGACCGCAACGCGCCCGGCTTCCACCCCGTCGAGTGGTCGCTGGCCTGGGTCGTCGCGGGCTGCGGCGCCTTCCTCCTCTGGGCCCGCACCGAACGCACCTGGCCCTTCGGCCCCCGCGAGATCCGCGAGGAGTACCTGACGCCGACCACCACGGCGGACGCCACGGTCTGA